In Ruania alkalisoli, the DNA window GCCGCCGTCCTGCACCCGCCGCAGGACACCCGTGCCTACTTCCGCGGGGAGGCGGTACGCCGCTACCCCGGTGCGGTCGCCGCCGCCAGCTGGGACGCGATCATCTTCGATATCGACGGCGCGCCGGCGCTGCAGCGGGTTCCGATGACCGACCCGCTGCGCGGCACCCGTGCGCATGTGGGAGATCTCCTCGACGCCCACCCCGACCCAGGCACCCTGCTGGCCACCCTCACCGCACGTCCGCCTGACCCGCAGACGTAGGATCAGCCTCACGAAGACCCGTCCGCGCCAACCAGCTACGGAGCCTCGATGTCGCCACGACAGTTCGACCAACGTCACCCAGACCCCCGTCCCGATGACGATCAGGCACCACCCCCGGCCAGCAGTGGGGCTCAGTCACGCGACACCGAGGTCGACTCCCTGCTGGAGGAGATCGACGACGTACTCGAGACCAACGCGGAGTCGTTCGTCCGCGGATTCGTGCAGAAGGGCGGGCAATGACCGCCGGTGCCCGGGAGCAGTACCCCGATCGGCTGCCAGCCGCCTTCACCCGCCCTGGAAGCGCCTCGTTCGTGGAGTTTCTCGCCTCCCACGCGCCCGAACTTCTCCCTGGCGGTACCCACGGCGGGGATGGGAGCCAGGTGGTGACCGACTCCCCGCACGCCACGACGATCGTCGCGGTCGCGGTCGAGGACGGGATTGTGATGGCCGGTGATCGGCGCGCGACCATGGGGTCGGCCATCGCCCACCGGCACATGGAGAAGGTTTTCGCCGCGGACGAGTTCTCCGCTATCGGGATCGCCGGTACCGCCGGGGTCGCGGTCGATCTCGTGCGGCTGTTCCAGCTGGAACTGGAGCACTACGAGAAGATCGAGGGAACACTGCTCTCGCTCGAGGGAAAGGCGAACAGACTGGGCGCGATGGTGCGCGGGAACCTCGCGTTGGCGCTGCGCGGCCTCGTCGCCCTGCCGCTGTTCGGCGGATACGACCCCGGCAGCCGGGTGGGCCGGATCTTCTCCTACGACGTCGTCGGCGGCCGCTACGAGGAGATCGAGTACCACAGCATCGGCTCCGGCTCGGTCCACGCCAAGGGATCACTGAAGAAGCTCTGGCGTCCGGGAATGAGCGTCGAGGACGGGGTTGAGGCGGTCGTGCACGCGCTGATGGACGCCGCCGAGGAGGATTCGGCCACCGGCGGCCCTGACGTCGAACGCGGCATCTACCCGATCGTGGCGCGTGTCGACGACGAAGGCTACCAACGCGTGTCCGACGCGGAGCTGGCGGAGGTGGTCGCGCGGCTCCTCGAGCTGCCCGAACGGAGGAGGCAGGCATGACGCAACCCTTCTACGTCTCGCCCGAGCAGCTGATGAAAGACCGGGCGGACTTCGCACGTAAGGGCATCGCCCGCGGCCGTTCCGTCGTCGTGATCGGTTACGAGGGCGGTATCGCGTTCATCACCGAGAACCCCTCGCGGGCATTGCACAAGATCAGCGAGATCTACGACCGGATCGCCTTCGCGGCGGTCGGCAAGTACAACGAGTTCGAGAACTTGCGGGTGGCCGGTGTCCGGTACGCCGATCTGCGCGGCTACTCCTACGACCGCAGCGACGTCAATGCGCGGGGGCTGGCGAACGCCTACGCCCAGACGCTGGGATCGGTGTTCACC includes these proteins:
- a CDS encoding ubiquitin-like protein Pup, which gives rise to MSPRQFDQRHPDPRPDDDQAPPPASSGAQSRDTEVDSLLEEIDDVLETNAESFVRGFVQKGGQ
- the prcB gene encoding proteasome subunit beta; translated protein: MTAGAREQYPDRLPAAFTRPGSASFVEFLASHAPELLPGGTHGGDGSQVVTDSPHATTIVAVAVEDGIVMAGDRRATMGSAIAHRHMEKVFAADEFSAIGIAGTAGVAVDLVRLFQLELEHYEKIEGTLLSLEGKANRLGAMVRGNLALALRGLVALPLFGGYDPGSRVGRIFSYDVVGGRYEEIEYHSIGSGSVHAKGSLKKLWRPGMSVEDGVEAVVHALMDAAEEDSATGGPDVERGIYPIVARVDDEGYQRVSDAELAEVVARLLELPERRRQA